In Paeniglutamicibacter kerguelensis, one genomic interval encodes:
- a CDS encoding glycine betaine ABC transporter substrate-binding protein, whose amino-acid sequence MMFGKLFTAATLVAAAGVLLTGCGLAPAASYVPEAGPGSIAPLDGLPENARLTVTSKAYTEQLVLGKIAVLAAQAAGFKVTDLTGVPGSQPARELLHSGQANMMWEYTGTAWMTYLGHEEGIANQKEQWKKVHDQDLGNGMTWGKPAPMNNTYAMAVRSEAVKKLGGITKMSQLKDLPAKDRTFCVDAEFNSRSDGLNPMLEHYGLKRGDAKSVPDSNVGVYDTGAIYSATDAGNCNFGEVFTTDGRIQALDLTILEDDLGYFPAYNVAPVFNGKFLDQYPGMADVFAKIAPLLTDKELRAMNLEVDVKGREPADVAFDWMVKEGFISKP is encoded by the coding sequence ATGATGTTTGGAAAATTGTTCACAGCGGCCACCTTGGTGGCCGCGGCCGGCGTCCTGCTGACGGGCTGCGGGTTGGCTCCGGCCGCGTCCTACGTGCCCGAGGCCGGGCCCGGAAGCATTGCCCCGCTGGACGGTTTGCCCGAGAATGCGCGCCTGACGGTGACCAGCAAGGCTTACACCGAACAGCTCGTGTTGGGCAAGATCGCCGTGCTGGCCGCGCAGGCCGCCGGATTCAAGGTCACCGACCTGACCGGCGTTCCCGGTAGCCAGCCCGCCCGCGAGCTGCTCCATTCCGGCCAGGCAAACATGATGTGGGAATACACCGGCACCGCGTGGATGACCTACCTTGGCCACGAGGAAGGCATTGCCAACCAGAAGGAACAGTGGAAAAAGGTCCACGACCAGGATCTGGGCAACGGGATGACCTGGGGCAAGCCTGCGCCCATGAACAACACCTATGCCATGGCCGTGCGTTCGGAAGCCGTCAAGAAGCTCGGCGGAATCACCAAGATGTCGCAGTTGAAGGATCTGCCGGCCAAGGACCGGACGTTCTGCGTCGACGCGGAGTTCAACTCCCGCTCCGACGGCCTGAACCCGATGCTTGAGCACTACGGGCTCAAGCGTGGAGACGCCAAGTCTGTTCCGGACTCGAACGTCGGGGTCTATGACACCGGTGCGATCTACAGCGCCACCGATGCGGGCAACTGCAACTTCGGCGAGGTCTTCACCACCGACGGGCGTATCCAGGCACTGGATCTCACGATCCTGGAAGACGACCTGGGCTATTTCCCCGCCTACAACGTGGCGCCCGTGTTCAACGGCAAGTTCCTCGATCAGTACCCGGGCATGGCGGACGTGTTTGCCAAGATCGCCCCGCTGCTGACCGACAAGGAACTCCGGGCCATGAACCTGGAGGTGGACGTCAAGGGGCGCGAGCCCGCCGATGTCGCCTTCGACTGGATGGTCAAGGAAGGCTTCATCTCCAAGCCTTGA
- a CDS encoding nucleotidyltransferase family protein, whose protein sequence is MTNLAKRPPCYGVVLAAGSGLRLGRGPKALLVKSNGETLLDSAVQALVRGGCEHVVVVLGAEAQRVAAQLRDGEATVLVNEHWSTGMGSSFVLGMGAVPPGASALIALVDQPGMDAELVRRLISAHRPGRITAAGYRQGTEPPRRGHPVLFAPEHTQPAAAAATGDAGARAYLAAHQGLIDLIDCSDLDTGSDVDTPLDLHLLGGH, encoded by the coding sequence ATGACCAACCTAGCCAAACGGCCACCTTGCTACGGCGTTGTGCTTGCCGCAGGATCCGGCTTGCGGCTGGGCCGCGGCCCCAAGGCACTGTTGGTGAAAAGCAACGGCGAAACCCTTCTGGACTCGGCGGTCCAGGCCCTGGTTCGTGGGGGATGCGAGCACGTCGTGGTGGTGCTCGGCGCCGAAGCACAACGCGTTGCCGCACAACTGCGTGACGGCGAGGCCACGGTGCTGGTCAACGAACATTGGTCCACCGGGATGGGTTCCTCATTCGTGCTGGGGATGGGCGCGGTTCCCCCCGGGGCCAGTGCCCTGATAGCGCTGGTGGACCAGCCCGGCATGGATGCCGAACTGGTCCGCCGGTTGATATCGGCCCACCGCCCCGGACGGATCACCGCCGCAGGCTATCGCCAGGGAACCGAACCCCCGAGGCGCGGGCACCCGGTGCTGTTCGCACCGGAGCACACGCAACCGGCAGCAGCTGCTGCCACCGGCGATGCGGGGGCCCGCGCCTACCTGGCCGCGCACCAGGGGCTTATCGACCTCATCGATTGTTCGGATCTGGACACGGGATCAGACGTTGATACCCCCTTGGACCTCCACCTGCTCGGTGGACACTAG